A genomic window from Triticum urartu cultivar G1812 chromosome 7, Tu2.1, whole genome shotgun sequence includes:
- the LOC125519343 gene encoding uncharacterized protein LOC125519343, with protein MYPTVDPYPDQLRRRFRRLRPHSPGCAIEPGLLTSILMVARRESPLPAATQPCLVPYKGRRRRMLSSSVPNATELSCRCSLMLHMSVSFGMMYIWWSSSQGTFSSCCDSPPPAALLCSTASMHG; from the exons AT GTATCCCACCGTTGATCCATATCCAGATCAGCTGCGTCGCCGGTTCCGCCGTCTCCGACCGCACTCCCCCGGCTGCGCCATCGAGCCGGGCCTGCTCACCTCCATCTTGATGGTCGCGCGTCGGGAGAGCCCTCTGCCGGCAGCGACGCAACCGTGTCTGGTGCCGTACAAGGGACGCCGGCGCAGGATGCTGTCGTCGTCCGTTCCTAACGCCACTGAGTTGAG CTGCAGGTGTTCCTTGATGCTACATATGTCAGTTTCTTTTG GCATGATGTACATCTGGTGGTCGTCAAGTCAAGGAACCTTCTCTTCTTGCTGCGACAGTCCTCCTCCCGCTGCTTTGCTCTGCTCAACAGCTAGCATGCATGGCTAA